The segment CTTAAACCAAAAAGCAAACAGCGGCGAGGCTCCAGTGCAGAGACAGACACTGCACACACTGTAATGGGTGAGTGCGTGTTTCAGATATTTGGTCAACCACCCGACGAATGCATCTACGAAATCCTCCGGTTGTGACATTTCTACGTACAAAGAAGCGAATCCTGTACGTTAAAATAACACAACACAGGTATGGATGAAGCGGAGTCCAAAGAGTCGGTGCACAAAGCTGAGCAGACAGAATCTCGCtcattaataataaaagctGAGGAAGAGGAGGCGACACCGCAGCGGGGACACTTGGGGGATCTCACAGCAggtaaatgttgtgttaagCATTTAAGTTTGACCACTAGATCGACGGCTCTATGTTTTGAAGCGTTAAAATCCGTGACGAACAATAGCACGCAACGGCATGGCCCCTAATCTTTCGGGCTCCACTATAAACAAAGGCTAAATAACCATGCTGCATCTAGACGCGATGCGCTGGCGCCATCTCGCGGAAATAAAGCGCTACCGCAACCATGCCGCCGCCCCCTTGTTGTGCTCAAAATGGGCCCGAAATGACACATTTTCACTTAATAtaaattgaaaatgtatttaaaatgattaaataattattataaaatgatgCTAAATTATTTTTCGCTTTAATATTCGtctgaaaagaaaaagaatgatCATTTGAATGAGTTCAGCAACAGACAAAtggtaaaattaaaatattattactattattattgttattattagtaataataaaaacagaaataataataatgctttGAATATATGCTGACAGATTATTTATAGGCTTATGTACAAACTTGGCTTTAATATTGACTCAATATTCATCATGACAacaagtcatttaaaaaaaaaaaaaaaaaaaaaaaaaaaaaaaaaaaatatatatatatatatatatatatatatatatatatatatatatatatatatgtctggAATACAAATTAATTTGCATATTTTCCTATAAATAACTACTAATTTTGGTATTTCAGCCTATCAGCaataatgttacatttaaaatactactacttatatatataaaaaaatatatattaatttacatATGTGCTGACAGATTTTTAATAGATTTAtagatttaaatatacattttatattcatcatggcataatttttaataattgtacTAAATACTACATACAAGTACaataatttgtatattttacaatataaaataaaaaatatataaagttattgcATATTTGTCATTAGTTACTTTGTTTCCCTTCAGTTACATTTCAGAATGCCTTACAGCCTATCAGCAACAGTCCTATTTaagtattaataaattatatatatatatatatattttttttttttttttttaaatgtttaatattaattattaacctCCATCATTACaagtattaatattttttacatttcccTATAATTGAAAACAATGTAATATTTTCCCATGATCATATTTGATATTACCTTACAGTTCATCAGTGACACACTCTTTTTGCATCCTCCCCAGGTCAAGAGGACATGACCAATGGTCTCACATCTCATGATAGCCAGGAAGTTCCAGTCACCTCTGTTTGCTCCCCAGGCACCAGTTACTGGTGTGTGACTGAGAATACAGATTCCCCTTTCCTTCTGTCCCCCATCCCAGGCCCATCTACGCAGGAACCCCCTCCATTTAAGCTCGCTCCTGGCCGAGACCACCGGCGCTATTACCATGAGTACTGGCGCAGCGAGTACCTCATGGACTTCGACCCACAGAGACAAGGGATGATCTGCATGGTGTGTGGCAGTTCGCTGGCAACCTTGAAGTTAAGCACCATCAAGAGGCACATCAAACAGAGGCATCCGTACTCCCTGCTGTGGACCGAGTCAGATAAGGATGTGATCAGGTCAGGATGGGAGAGTCATTTGGGTCGGGACAACAGCCAGAGGTCGTTATGCCCCGATCCAGATGTTCCTCCAGAGTCAGAGGAGATTTTGGATGTCGACAGGCACTCCACAGGTCTGTGTTTGTATTTCTTTGTGCTTTTGTATCTATTTGGGAAGTCTGAATCACATGAAACCTGACAAAGCATGTCTTAAGGTTCAACCAAATcaataacaataaacaataattgatttattaataatataaaataaacctaGACAATTAAACCTTTACTAGAAACATTATTTCCATAAAATTATTTTCAACTAAGCATATTTACTTCTAAACATCAGTATCATGACTCATACAATGCAGTAATATTTTAGCATAACTGAGaaactattatagtttttttaacattttgaattagtttttatttttatattttccagtttgattttaaattttatttcaaattaaataaattaattttgttgtatgttttttttttattggttttaatttttatttcagttttaattttagtatcaagttaaacaaaatgaaatgaaacatgTTGCTTaataaggatcatgtgacactgaagactggtgtaacgattctgaaaattcagctttgcatcacaggaataaattactttgtgaaatatatttaaatagtacacagttattttaaattgtaataatatttcacaatattactgtttttactgtatttttaattaaataaatgtagccttggtgagcagacgaaacttcttttaaaaacattaaaaatcttagtggttccaaacttttggactgtactgtgtgtatatatatatatatatatatatatatatatatatatatatatatatatatatatatatatatatatatatatatatatatatatatacatcatGGTGAAAAAGTTTtgccttttaatttatttaaatacaaataattttgtataatttttgtataattttgtGATGagaatttaatgacatttatttttaaacatccGGATGTAGGAAATGATTGAATGTGACtgaatgtcacaatgcaaaaaccTGAAGCTCAAAATGCAACTGAAGTAAAAATACttttgaaaatgaataaacatttcttttctttttaaaatttatttcataacatttaatttagattaatttatgttattattactttattattattactattttcttttttattgtattgtactATATGTGCGAGAAAggcattttataaataaaaaattatattattacataCTTTTAAGACCTTCCTTCTTCGTGTTATTCTAGGCAAGCCTGGTGGTGCCATCTCTCCAATTCTTCAGACCCAGTCTGGGTTTAGCAGGGTCACGCCATCACCTCCAGCCTCCTCGGTCCAGGAGCTCCCAGGCCCCACGGCTCAGGTGATGGAGCGATACCTAAATGACTCTCTGCACGCCTGGTTCCGTCAGGAGTTCCTGATGGAATACCAGGCCGAGGAGGGCCGTCTAGTATGCATGGTATGCAGCTGTCTGTTGCCTTCGCTGCACCTGGATCACATCAAAAGTCACATGCTGGATCTGCACCCGAACTCTTTGCTGTACAGTGCTGAGGAAAAGCACTCCATCCTGCAGACCTGGGCCAAGATGCATGGTGAGGGTAAGAgacaaaataaaacagacaaATTTAGAGAATTTAAAAAGAGTATAATTGTaaataagttaaatatagccCTCAAATGTAATggttaaaagggttagttcacccaaaattaaaattatgtcattaattatgtcattaatctcaccctcatgtcgctccacacccgtaagaccttcattcatcttcattttatttttgatgaaatccgatggctcagtgaggcctctattgccagcaatgtcactgaacctctcaagatccagaaagattctaaagacaaatttaaaacagttcatgtgtctACAGTGgctctaccttaatattataaagcgacaagaatactttttgtgtgccaaaaaaacaaaataacgacttttcaacaatatctagtgacggctaatttcaaaacactgcttcgaagctttacaattcttttgtttcaaatcagagGTTCGGATTGTGTAAACGAAGCCTCCTTTACTGAAATCAAGTGACTTTgctgctccgaaccactgactGGTATCCtgtctggatcttgagaggttcagtgacattgctgacaatggaggcctcactgagccatcggatttcatcaaaaatatcttaatttgtgttccgaagatgaacaaaggtcttacgggtgtagaacgacatgagggtgagtaataaattacagaatgttaatttttgggtgaactaacgctttaattGGATACACAAGGTGTTTAACTGTAAAATCCAATTAAACAGAGGACCAGATAAAtgtgatatattatattatattatattatattaattatattgaatataaaatagattaaagagaataatatataaaaatagagcTTTAccttttattgctgctgttctCACAAGGTTAAAAACCAAGATCCTTTGGTGCAAAAAGGTAATATCTATAAATGTTAAAGTCTTTAACAAAGGTGCAATTGCTTCCAAATATTATGTTTTACCCTgttaaaagcaaaacaaaataaactttGAGGAGTCGGTCAGATATTCTACATGCTTCTGTGAAATCTGTGTAATTGAAAATATCTTGTCAACCTAAATACATGTCTTTTTGCATTTCTTGCTTTTGTCATGCAGAATCGCACTCTTTACAACCTCAAATCAAATTGGAACCACTTACCAAAGAAATAAACTTAGATGGTTCAGCCTCCTTTTTCCCTCTGAACGTGGATCCCATTCAGGGAAACTTGGGGAGTTACACAAAAAGAGATGAGAATCCACCAGACACTGGCCAGAGACCCCAGTCTTTACCTTATTATCCCCGAAAGAGAAGACTGAAATACGGGAGCCCCTGGCGTCTCCGCCTGGATTATTTGGTGGCATACGGTCCTCCGGAAAACCCGCTCTGCTACTGTATGGTTTGTTCTGAACACCTGCCTGTGCCGAGGGTCAGCAACTTCCGCAAGCACATCCAGGAGTGCCATCCGGAGACAAGCGGCCTCAGCCGAAGTGAGAGAGATGCTGTGGTCAGTGCCTGGACGAGGGAGGAGACTATTGACACAGCCACACTGAAAGGGGATGGTAAGCACAAACAACATCAGATATAGAGAAAAATAGATTTAGAGATATAGAGACCAGAAACAAACTATCAGTGTAAATAACATATTGaccattttttattaaaagataaatcatataaacaaaataaacatcagACGTTAGAACCAATTAAGTTCTTAAACAtcaattttgtctttaaaaaaaatctttaaagtaAGATTAATTTAtctgagaaaaaagttattCTCTGAAAACAAAAGGATATTTCGCTTCTGAGGTaaatttattttgttgtaaGATTGTAGAAATATTCCAGATGTTGGCCTACTGATCATGATAATATGTTCATCAATGTCCTTTTAATTACATATTCTAtatcacattatatttcatagtGTTTTCAGTTAGCCTTTGCTTAGCAAGCTAACAGCTTGAAAGCTAAAGATTATTTAGCGTCTCTGGTAGAtttatcttgttttaagcatgtaaatatatatgtaatgtacttaatcatgaaaatatgataattaatgtcttttaaatgaCATACTACATTATATTCCAGAAGctaaaaatagtaatttatcTTGTGCTTTTTATCTAGCATTTGCTTAGCAAGCTAATTGCTTGTAAACTAAAGATTATTTAGCTTCACAGGTaaatttatcttgttttaaggTTATAAAGATATACAAGATGTATTTAATCTTGAAAATGTTcataaatgtactttaaattaCATATTACACTGAAAATAGTCAGACATTTCTCTTTCCTTGTGTTTTCAGTTAGCCTTTGCTTAGGAAGCTAACAGCTGAGCCTATTGACTAGCGTAGCGTTAACTGGTTAAGAAAAGTGTGAACTTTTGCTTATGGTTCAGATATTAGTATCTTACAGTTTATGAGTGAATTTTTGCATTGTTGAAAGGAAATCAAGTCAATAATGTTTATCTTTTTCTTTGTTTGGCACTGAAGACCCACAAAGTGGCCCTGTCACTACAAACACAGCTGCTGACAAGCAGGTGTCACCTGTTAAAACCACAGAGCAAAGAGGTGAAAAAGAAGACAATAATAGCACAAATATCACACCATCAACACAGACGACGGGGCGGCACAGGCACTACCCGGGGAAGGACCAGCGGCGCAATTACCAAGCCCGCTGGAAGATGGACTTCCTGATGGATTACGACTGCAGTAGGCACGGATTAATCTGCATGGTGTGTGGCGCTACGCTCGCCACGTTAAAGGTCAGCACTATCAAGAGACACATCCTACAAGTGCACCCTCACTCGCTGGACTACAGCCCAGAAGAGAGGCAGCTGGCCTTGCTTTGCTACAACCAGATCTCTGCGCACTTTCATTCGGAGGACTGTTTTTCGGGTTCCAACCACGGCCATAAAGAAAATGCTAATAGTAATGCTTATGTTAATGCAGAATGCACTTCGAGCCAGAGCACTTAATTGAAAGAGAACGTGTAGGGATGAGTTTTTGACatcctgttttttgttttcctttacTCAGGAAGTTTGCTGTGGGGTtaaaccaatttttttttaaaggatgtGACATTGTTGGAGAataattgtacttttttttttatctccaaCAAAGTGAATAAAAAACATCTGAAATGTTTGATATGTTTAAAAAGAATATTTATGCTTGAATCACTTTTGAACATGAAACCAGAAGCCGTGAGTGTCATCGAGAATTTATATAATTCCCAAAAGACGATTTTACTGAACtcatattttgttttctgtggaTTAGCACTCTTAAATGCATTTGTACATTCATTGCTGTTTTGTAGACTGTGGCCGGACTGTTATTGATTCAGCGTGCTTGACTTTTTGCATGACGTCACACATTACAGTGGTCAATATTATTTTACTCACAGCACTTAAAATGTGTGCTTGGTACAAGTTTTTGGGATGCTTACTAAGCAAACACAGTTGGAGAAAAAAATCCACCATTTCACTTACCATTTTGTCAATCACATTTTGccattttgaaagaaaaagcataaatataatatatgattTATACTGTTAATGTTATATAATACTGGTTCAGTTCACCAAAAAgatatattgaaataaaaatcttacggACTTTCAGTCCAGTTTCTTCTAAATCAGATCCTTGTCTCAGGGAGCGGGTTTTATTCATTAGTAATTTTCTGTTACATGCTTCTGCATTTATGAATCATGGTCATTTTGAATATCGAATTTAA is part of the Chanodichthys erythropterus isolate Z2021 chromosome 11, ASM2448905v1, whole genome shotgun sequence genome and harbors:
- the zfta gene encoding zinc finger translocation-associated protein: MDEAESKESVHKAEQTESRSLIIKAEEEEATPQRGHLGDLTAGQEDMTNGLTSHDSQEVPVTSVCSPGTSYWCVTENTDSPFLLSPIPGPSTQEPPPFKLAPGRDHRRYYHEYWRSEYLMDFDPQRQGMICMVCGSSLATLKLSTIKRHIKQRHPYSLLWTESDKDVIRSGWESHLGRDNSQRSLCPDPDVPPESEEILDVDRHSTGKPGGAISPILQTQSGFSRVTPSPPASSVQELPGPTAQVMERYLNDSLHAWFRQEFLMEYQAEEGRLVCMVCSCLLPSLHLDHIKSHMLDLHPNSLLYSAEEKHSILQTWAKMHGEESHSLQPQIKLEPLTKEINLDGSASFFPLNVDPIQGNLGSYTKRDENPPDTGQRPQSLPYYPRKRRLKYGSPWRLRLDYLVAYGPPENPLCYCMVCSEHLPVPRVSNFRKHIQECHPETSGLSRSERDAVVSAWTREETIDTATLKGDDPQSGPVTTNTAADKQVSPVKTTEQRGEKEDNNSTNITPSTQTTGRHRHYPGKDQRRNYQARWKMDFLMDYDCSRHGLICMVCGATLATLKVSTIKRHILQVHPHSLDYSPEERQLALLCYNQISAHFHSEDCFSGSNHGHKENANSNAYVNAECTSSQST